Sequence from the Pristiophorus japonicus isolate sPriJap1 chromosome 10, sPriJap1.hap1, whole genome shotgun sequence genome:
CTGCTGCCTGGTTGGTGAAGGGGTGCATTGTGTGATCCTCCGACTTGCGTGACTATATGCATGCAGGTCCTGACATCAAGGTGCAGAAAGCAGTGCAATGTGGAAACAAACATCAGGAAGGATGGTGTCTGCTACGGCAGGTCTAATAACTTGCACAAAGTAACATGCAAAATGCAAACAGCATGCTTCCAATTGCAAAAccggttttattttttttaatcgcGTATGACTTGAGAAATTGAAAGAATGTTGGATCATTTGAGCATCACATTCGTCCTATTCCAATCCTCCGAAACTGCCACTTGATCTTCTCATGAAAAGCAGCATGCTAAATGTGAATGTTTCACTTAATACTTGAACATAAGTTGTTCTGCCAATAACTAATGTGATAATGAAACCACAAAACACTTTGTACGGGCGGGGAAACATTAACAAGTAAAGTAGTGCCATTGATCATATCACTTTGCACCAACTGGGGAAAAAATATTTCCTAGTGAAATCGTTGTTTTCATGGTGGGAACTTAAAAAAATCAATGCAATAAGATGAACCCTGCACCAAAAAAAACCTTACTTTCGCACGTGTAAACTGTTGGAACCGTCGAAGTTCACAGGACAGATGGAGGCAATTTGGCCAAtcatccgcagagagttgttgaggccagttcgttggatatattcaagagggagatagatgtggcccttacggctaaagtgatcgaggggtatggagagaaagcaggaaaggggtactgaggtgaatgatcagccatgatcttattgaatggtgatgcaggcaccacctgcacctattttctatgtttctatctctgcaaAGGCTCTTTTCTACAGCAATCCAAAACTATTCCCATTTTCATCCCACAGCTCcagtgttccctctaagctgcgcggcAGCAAAGCTGTCTGCCGGTCCCGTGCAGCCTGGGATGGGCTTTTCCAATGTAAAATGAAACTTTGAATGGGCGACgtagcctgttaaaggggccacaCATCCCGAAAAAGCATTAGGGGCACCATTGCACAGCTCTGTTTCTTCCTAAGCTTCAAATAGTAACTCGTGCAATTTAAGGAGCATTCAACTGATTACTGTTTCATTTGTAACCTGTTTCTATGCACCATCCCCGTGAAGCGCATGTGACTGATCCCAGCACttctgatctgtcaaaatgtcttctgACACATTGcatcatccccgggagaagggccttcgcgggtggagatttgggctatttgctcaagtcctgcccagcgaatgtccttcaaactcttacgccaggtaaagcagatgtaaggcctgcttttaccagcataagagttttaatagatagaaaaaaataaatgttattacttatttttttacattaaaaaccctgtctatgaaggtaagtttatttttaacactattaaaacattttttttaattttcaaaaaaataattttttctctaaaacatttaaattattgcaatttctattaatttttaaaaagtgaagtgtttgttTTATTtacgtttgtgttttatttgattttaggcgtATTCTCATTgctccgagctcccattattatgaatgagaatactacattgtgattggtgtccaggcccatgtgatcccaggatgcgcatatgctcctggaatacatgggcctctgCGCTTGGCTGTGCATCTGGGCCTCTGCGCTtggctgtgcatctaggcctcggagcgcaagtattcattcctccgggaccaccaggtactttcatttaAAAAATTCGGTCGGAGGcatctgcgggaagcctccgatcgcaatttttGACCCATTATTTTGTAACGTTTTATCAGCTTCAATAAAGTGGCAGCTACATTATTGTTTAATTATACAGAATGTATTTGGAATTGGAAAAGGGTACAGCTAGCTAGTGAGCTCATTCTAATAACACCATTTATCTTTTCTTACTTTTCATTTTGCCGTGAACTAGACTTGTTGAACATAGTTGGAACCCCACACTGAAATAATATTTTTCATGAACCAGTACAGCCAAAAACTAGCTTTGTTACCATGCTAACtgttatgtatttgcttcatgggttcttgcttaagaattcatagcaacacattgctattaagaactagttggtttattaacaacaaaggtttaataatcacaatacacattaccagttcatccactaggctcacaactgcacccctcatcgtggatgaccgagaccaattggggttttattgagtcttgtgaacatcacgtgactgactcagccactcataatgcaacagctctacaactctttttggtagacaaaagtaaacattaaatcaagtgccccccggatCTGGGGGACAAATgaagcgctgctgatggttggagcAGCAGTAGGGTGGTgaactgtgaatttgttcaggaccaGCCGTTTGTCCTGCAGTTGAAACAGCCGAAAATAAACTGTTCCCTGACCGGgacaaacctgtgagcagactcacagatgcatacattacactaacCACTAGCTCTTGTCAGTCACGTTTCACATTGAAAACAAGTGAATGGTTTCTATAGTCCAGTCCACACATTTTAGCATCACACTGTTCGGTAAGTGAACTTTGTGTAGccttgaaaaaaaaaagaaagacttgcatttctatagcgacttccacaatctcaggacgtctcaaaacgctttacagccaatgaagtaattttaaagtgttgtcactgttgtaatgaaggaaacatgccagccaatttgtgcacagcaagctcccacagacagcaatgtgataatgaccagataattggatTTTTTTGAATGCTgtgtattgagggataaatattggccagaacgccggagataactccccagtgcttcttcgaaatagtgccatgggatcctttatgtccacctgagagagcagacggggacctcggtttaacgtctcatccgaaagacaacacctccgaccatgccgcactccctcagcactgcactaggtgtgtcagcctagattttgtgttcaagtctctggagtgggatttgagcctacaatcttctgactccaagCTGAGAGTGAGCCATtaaaaaaggactgttaccagtttTCTGCTCATacacggagaaaaaaaattgatgCATGAATAAAATGCTCTAAATTAGCTTTGTACGATTTATAGGAGTGAATGCGGATAATGGAATAAAACCATATCAGGTCACCGCAAGTAAGCCATAGTTCTGTGATGATTCAGCTTGGACATGGTGAAGAGTCAGTACTGAACTAGCAGTAAGAAATACTAGCATTTGTCACTGTTGCTCAAAAAAGTTGTATTTTGGCAAAAAACCAACAGATTAGCAAGTGTCAATTCCCAGACCCTGATGCAGACCCTTGGATTTGACTGACTGTGGCAGGACTGCTGTTGTTTTCAGAGTTGATCTTCATAGAGCTAGGCAAAGACAACGTGATGTGGCGTCTTAATATGCTCAAAACCTTCCTTTTGTAACCCTTGAAGGCAAAGAAGTAGATAAGTGGATCAACGCAGCAGTTGAGGTTCATAAAGCAGACACACACCTGCAGGCTCACCTTGAAGACCTGCTGCTGCCAACAGTTCTGTTGGGAGAAAAGCTTGCGGATCATGTACTGGATGATGGTGATGTGATACGGAGTGAAGCAGATTAGAAATGCTATCAGAACAAGCAGGATCACGGTGATGGCCCTCTTGTTCCTGCCTAGCTTTTCAGTTAAAGGGTTTTCCTTTGCCATCTTGCAGAGCTTCACGTTGACTCGAGAGTAGCAGAACAGTATGACTGCAACCGGGAGGCAGTAGCCCAAAAAACAGGCACAGAGAAGTAGCTTGGGCAGGTTAGGATTTGTTTCGAAGTTTGGGTATTCCATGCAAGTAAGCAAGCCATTATTCTCTTTGGTCATTGTCATGAACAGCAAGGGAGCTGTCTGAATGAAAACGGTGACCCAAACTGCAACACAGATGTACTTGACGTTGTGTACTTTCCGGAACTTGGCAAATCGAAGCGGATGCACCACTGCGATGTATCGGTCAACGCTCAAGCAGGTCATGAACTGAATGCTGACGTATGTATTGATGTAGAAAATGACCGCAGAAATTCTGCACAGTGCTTCGCTAAATGGCCAGTCAAATCCTCGGGCAGTGTAGATTAGTCGAGTTGGTAGAGCAAGGGTAAAGAGAGCATCCGAGACAGCAAGATGGATCAAATAAAGAGTGGTTGAATTGATCTTTCGATGTTTTTGGATGGTTATGTACAGGGCTAAAATGTTTCCTGATAAACCGACTATGAGAACAATGATGTAAAACAAAGAGAACAAGACTTTTGCCGCCTCATGGTGCATGTACACATCACAGGTCATGTTTGTGGTACTATTCATGGTCGCAGCAGAAGAAACAGAATCCATTTTAACTTGTATTTGGCGTAATTCTttcttctgtttaaaaaaaaaaagaaaataaacatCAATGTGATATCACTCATTAAGAAGCAAACATGGTTTGAGAATGTTCATTTTTATGACAGACCGTAGATGGATAGAAAGGAATTCAAGGccgtggagaaggtgcagaggaagtTTACTAgggcaccagggatgagggacttcagttatgtggagagtccagagacgttctccttagagcagagaaggcgaaggggagatttaatggaggtgttcaaaatgatgatgggttttgatagagtagatggagagaaactgtttccactggctgtttggtcagtaaccagaggacacagatttaaactaATCAACAAAAAATCTAGGGaagagatgagatttttttttttgcagtgacTTAAAggggaaaatattgcagggctagggggaaaagagcagaggagtggggctaattggatagctcttcaaagagctggcacaggaacgatgggccgaatggtctccgtctgtgctgtatgattcgatgGTGATTATATTTCAAGGCATCAACATATTTGGTCCAAGTCTCTCTGAAGATATTCAATCTTCTAATTACTTGGCCAcagagctttgtgtcatcagcaattttttttattcgttcatgggatgtggttgTCTCTgacaatttattgcccatccctaattgcctttgagaatgtggtggtgagccaccttcttgaactgcagaggggagttaagagtcaaccactttgctgtttaTGGttgtggagtcacgtataggccagactgggtaaggatggcagattttggtttccatatttacgaaaggatatacttgctttggaggcagtttagagaaggtttaccaggttgattccagggttgagggggttgacttatgaggaaaggttgagtaggttgggcagctactcattggaattcagaagaatgagaggtgatcttatcgaaatgtataagattatgagggggcttgacaaggtggatgcagagaggatgttttcactgatggaggagactagaactagaaggcacgatcttagaataaggggccacccatttaaaacagagatgaggagaaatttcttctctcagagggttgtaaatctgtggaattcgctgcctcagagagctgtggaaagctgggacgttgaataaatttaagagagaaatagaaagtttcttaaacgataaggggataaggggagcgggcagggaagtggagctgagtccatgatcagttcagccatgatcttattgaatggcggagcaggctcgaggggccgtatggcctactcctattcctatttctcatgttattatgttcttatttccttcccgaaaggacattagtttaacagatgggtttttacgacaatccggtagtttcatggtcaccattactgatgctagctttttattccagatttaaatttccgagctaccgtggtgggatttgaactcatgtctctggatcattagtccaggcttctggattactcatCCAATAACGTAACCACTATGCTGCAGTGCCCCAAATGTAATAGTAGTGCCACACACATCATTCCCTTTCACAATAATTGTAAATAGTAGAGATCCCAGGACAGGTCCCTGTCGACCATTTTTCCCAGGCAGAGCATTTTCAATTTTCTACCACCATCTGTCTTCTGCCAGTTTATCGAGCAATTTGTCAACTATTCCATTAGCCCTTGCCTACTAAACTTTCTTACTTCACTTACTTACTTCATTTACttatgttgtcgccaaattaagtgtatctaagggttaagtcatggcaggagagctcggtcacgtgatatgctccttctgtaccatgtgggaactcagggacacttccggtgtccctgacgactacgtgtgcgggaagtgtgtccgcctccagctcctgacggaccgcgttgcggatttggagctgagggtggattcactctggagcatccacgatgctgagaatgacgtgagtagcacgtgtagcgagttggtcttaccgcaggtgaagggttcacagccagctagggaatggaagaccagcaggaagagcagtgcaaggaaggtagtgcaggggtcccctgcggtcatccccctgcaaaacatatacactgctttgagtactgttgagggggatgactcatcaggggagggcagcagcagccaagttcatggcactgtggctgtctctgttgcacaggagggcagaaaaaagagtgggagagcgatagtgataggggattcaattgtaaggggaatagataggcgtttctgtggccgcaaccgagactccaggatggtatgttgcctccctggtgcaaggatcaaggatgtcttggagcaggtgcaggacgttctgaaaagggagggagaacatccagttgtcgtggtgcacattggtaccaacgacataggttcaaAAAAAGGGAtggggtcctacgagatgaattgaaggagctaggagctaaattaaaaagtaggatctcaaaagtagtaatctcgggattgctaccagtgccacgtgcttgtcagagtaggaatcgcaggatagcgcaaatgaatacgtggcttgagcagtggtgcagcagggagggattcaaattcctgggacattggaaccggttctgggggaggtgggaccagtacaaacaggacggtctgcacctgggcaggaccggaaccgatgtttgcgagtgctgttggggaggagttaaactaa
This genomic interval carries:
- the LOC139274717 gene encoding G-protein coupled receptor 183-like; this encodes MDSVSSAATMNSTTNMTCDVYMHHEAAKVLFSLFYIIVLIVGLSGNILALYITIQKHRKINSTTLYLIHLAVSDALFTLALPTRLIYTARGFDWPFSEALCRISAVIFYINTYVSIQFMTCLSVDRYIAVVHPLRFAKFRKVHNVKYICVAVWVTVFIQTAPLLFMTMTKENNGLLTCMEYPNFETNPNLPKLLLCACFLGYCLPVAVILFCYSRVNVKLCKMAKENPLTEKLGRNKRAITVILLVLIAFLICFTPYHITIIQYMIRKLFSQQNCWQQQVFKVSLQVCVCFMNLNCCVDPLIYFFAFKGYKRKVLSILRRHITLSLPSSMKINSENNSSPATVSQIQGSASGSGN